A single Desulfovibrio gilichinskyi DNA region contains:
- a CDS encoding chemotaxis protein CheW: MKKNDTAQYIRQENDKELLKERAVKLARKITSDEAGAEAARIGRSKDYVQFSLGLDAYAFDTSVVKEVLETEDIVSVPCTPDFITGVISVRGHICPVIDLRAFLGLSGGPERPFLAAVKKVLVLSSSEMKLAVLIDEVTDVFSVQNDDIKPRAAGNSGSDRFSVGTINAKVVVLDGVKLLDASELIVNEVVNGSMSLR; this comes from the coding sequence ATGAAAAAGAATGATACTGCGCAATATATCCGGCAAGAAAATGACAAAGAACTGCTTAAAGAAAGAGCTGTAAAACTTGCCCGTAAGATAACTTCGGATGAAGCTGGGGCTGAAGCTGCCAGGATAGGGCGTTCCAAAGACTATGTTCAGTTCAGTCTGGGGCTGGATGCTTATGCTTTTGATACATCCGTAGTGAAGGAAGTATTGGAGACAGAAGATATTGTATCTGTTCCGTGTACTCCAGATTTTATTACCGGAGTGATAAGCGTTCGCGGTCATATCTGTCCGGTTATTGATCTACGGGCTTTTCTTGGATTATCCGGCGGGCCTGAGCGACCTTTTTTAGCCGCCGTAAAAAAGGTACTTGTTTTATCTTCTTCTGAAATGAAATTAGCTGTTTTGATTGATGAAGTTACGGATGTTTTTTCTGTTCAAAATGATGATATCAAGCCGCGCGCAGCAGGAAATTCCGGTTCTGACAGGTTTTCTGTAGGAACAATCAATGCGAAAGTTGTTGTGCTTGACGGTGTAAAGCTTTTGGACGCCTCTGAACTCATCGTAAACGAGGTTGTCAACGGATCCATGAGCCTCAGATGA
- a CDS encoding hybrid sensor histidine kinase/response regulator: protein MPQINGDLRERLLGAFRGECRERLQVLSSDFMALEKGAESNDLALLVESSYREVHSLKGAARAVGLGAVEIFCQTLESFFSVLKKNSLVPSKDVVGQMIGWLDILENLIHKEDSSEASLSSAPVVVAIAKMKEFTVSPDLISISVDSQISDFATDAPASEDGTDETKVKSGSCVSDSSDPNHSVKDEGRFAEGSTESHAATARMSMSETVRISSSFLTGLLLQTEELLFSRNSQKMRSQEAAFLNSEFLDFSKNINVIIAEAKSCADESKADFYVKMEQKLESFSKRLSLLVSATHKAQWELASKVDTLLSEFKNSMLLPFSSLLEDYPRIVRNLSAETGRQCEFCVSGENVRIDRRILDMLHDPLMHMVRNSLAHGIESPRDRLAIGKTAVGKISFDITQSDRDIVKVVIGDDGQGINSEKIIEFALKQSIISKEEASELDPQSVSELIFLSGMSTSAIITDLSGRGLGMAIVRDTVESLGGSITISSVCGQGTTFVLNIPVALTSFRGIVVESCGQKFVVPKSGVKKVLLVRQEDIQSVNSRETIFYLDRPIPIINLSDVLELDSGKSEKKTFPVFIMGEGSNTVAVSMDELHGEHDVMAKAMGPLLKRVRNVSGFSMLDSGKLVPILHAPDMIRTAFGVSSGVKAQSFSHQKGEKEVKTVLVAEDSITSRTLLKNVLEAAGYRVVTAVNGIDALNKIKADLPDILVSDVEMPHMDGFILTAEVRKMPGSVNLPIVLVTSLGSAEHREKGVEAGADAYIVKSSFDQGNLLEVIQRLA, encoded by the coding sequence ATGCCCCAGATAAACGGAGATTTACGCGAAAGACTTCTTGGTGCGTTCAGAGGTGAGTGTAGAGAACGGCTTCAGGTTCTTTCTTCAGATTTTATGGCATTGGAAAAAGGAGCAGAATCAAATGATTTGGCTCTCTTGGTCGAGTCGTCATATCGTGAAGTCCATAGTTTAAAAGGGGCGGCAAGAGCTGTCGGACTTGGAGCGGTTGAGATTTTCTGTCAGACTTTAGAATCGTTTTTTTCAGTTCTCAAAAAGAACAGTCTTGTCCCGTCAAAGGATGTGGTCGGACAGATGATAGGCTGGCTTGATATCCTTGAAAATCTTATTCACAAGGAAGACTCTTCAGAAGCTTCTCTTTCCTCCGCTCCTGTGGTTGTAGCCATTGCAAAGATGAAGGAATTTACTGTATCTCCTGATCTTATTTCCATTTCTGTTGATTCTCAAATTTCAGATTTTGCAACTGATGCACCCGCATCTGAAGATGGTACGGATGAGACGAAAGTAAAATCCGGCAGTTGTGTAAGTGATAGTTCCGATCCAAATCATAGCGTAAAGGACGAGGGGAGGTTTGCTGAAGGATCAACTGAATCTCATGCCGCGACGGCTAGAATGTCCATGTCTGAAACTGTCAGGATAAGTTCTTCGTTTCTTACAGGGCTGCTATTGCAGACTGAGGAGCTTCTTTTTTCGCGGAATTCTCAAAAAATGCGTTCGCAGGAAGCTGCCTTTTTAAACAGTGAATTTTTAGATTTTTCAAAAAATATTAATGTGATTATTGCCGAAGCTAAAAGCTGCGCTGATGAAAGCAAAGCTGATTTTTATGTAAAGATGGAACAGAAACTTGAATCTTTTTCAAAGCGATTAAGCCTGCTGGTCTCCGCAACTCATAAAGCCCAGTGGGAACTGGCATCAAAAGTAGACACTCTTTTAAGTGAATTCAAAAATTCAATGCTGCTTCCATTTTCATCTTTACTGGAAGACTACCCTCGAATTGTCAGAAATCTCAGCGCGGAAACAGGTAGACAATGTGAATTTTGTGTCAGCGGTGAAAATGTTAGAATTGACCGCAGAATTCTTGATATGCTTCATGACCCTCTTATGCATATGGTTCGAAATTCGCTTGCTCACGGCATTGAATCTCCTAGGGATAGATTGGCGATAGGAAAAACAGCTGTCGGTAAAATTTCGTTTGATATTACGCAAAGTGACCGCGATATTGTTAAAGTCGTAATCGGTGATGACGGGCAGGGGATCAATTCAGAAAAAATAATAGAATTTGCATTAAAACAGAGCATTATCAGTAAAGAAGAGGCTTCTGAGCTGGATCCTCAATCTGTTTCAGAGTTGATTTTTCTTTCCGGAATGTCTACCAGTGCGATAATTACCGACCTTTCAGGAAGAGGTCTTGGTATGGCAATAGTTCGTGACACGGTTGAATCTTTAGGCGGAAGCATCACCATTTCAAGTGTTTGTGGGCAGGGTACAACCTTTGTTCTGAATATCCCCGTTGCCTTAACGTCTTTTAGGGGGATTGTTGTTGAATCATGCGGGCAAAAGTTTGTTGTTCCCAAATCGGGGGTGAAAAAGGTTTTACTGGTCAGGCAGGAAGATATTCAATCTGTTAACAGCAGAGAGACTATTTTTTATTTAGACAGGCCGATTCCCATCATTAATCTTTCTGATGTTCTGGAACTCGATTCTGGAAAATCTGAGAAAAAAACCTTTCCGGTTTTTATAATGGGAGAGGGATCAAATACAGTAGCAGTCAGTATGGATGAACTGCATGGCGAACATGATGTCATGGCCAAAGCTATGGGCCCTCTTTTAAAAAGAGTTCGCAATGTTTCCGGATTCAGTATGCTGGATTCAGGGAAATTAGTGCCTATTTTGCATGCTCCTGATATGATTCGCACTGCTTTCGGTGTAAGTTCCGGCGTAAAGGCTCAATCCTTTTCACATCAGAAAGGAGAAAAGGAAGTCAAAACAGTTCTTGTTGCTGAAGATTCTATTACTTCGCGGACTCTTCTTAAAAATGTTTTAGAGGCTGCCGGGTATAGAGTTGTTACTGCCGTAAACGGTATTGATGCACTTAATAAAATTAAAGCTGATCTGCCGGATATTCTTGTCTCGGATGTTGAAATGCCGCATATGGATGGTTTTATTCTTACTGCTGAGGTTAGAAAAATGCCCGGCAGTGTGAATTTGCCCATAGTTTTGGTAACGTCGTTAGGTTCAGCCGAGCATCGCGAAAAAGGTGTTGAAGCTGGCGCGGACGCTTATATAGTTAAGTCCAGTTTTGACCAAGGTAATCTGCTTGAGGTTATTCAACGTTTAGCTTAG
- the cheB gene encoding chemotaxis-specific protein-glutamate methyltransferase CheB, with the protein MIKILIVDDSASVRNFFSEFFSNEPDLEVVGCAEDGEAAFRMVKELNPDVVTMDVNLPDHDGFAVTRRIMEENPVPIVIISAVYSASDAEIGFRMLDTGALAFHNKPSINDKFFRERMNEIIMSVRLMSEVRVVRRRNRVQKNVEHLDTETMKNFRQNMKNAKAKIVCIGASTGGPQALKQVLIDLPKSLPVPVLIVQHISSGFLEGLVNWLHEKTGHNIKIAAQNEILEAGVIYFAPEDSHIQVSSKRRVILLQNPAVNGIRPTIAKLFSSIAANFGEGGVGVLLTGMGRDGADGLLEIRRNGGYTIAQDKETSIIFGMPGEAVKLGAAVSVLPLEKIGQDINRYILDSYGENL; encoded by the coding sequence GTGATTAAAATTTTAATTGTTGACGATTCAGCTTCTGTCCGGAATTTTTTTTCGGAATTTTTTTCTAATGAGCCGGATTTAGAAGTTGTCGGGTGTGCTGAAGACGGAGAAGCCGCTTTTAGGATGGTTAAAGAATTAAACCCTGATGTTGTGACAATGGATGTGAATCTTCCTGATCATGACGGGTTTGCGGTAACCAGACGCATTATGGAAGAGAATCCTGTTCCCATAGTAATTATCAGTGCTGTGTACAGTGCTTCCGATGCGGAAATAGGTTTCAGAATGCTTGATACCGGCGCACTTGCTTTTCATAACAAGCCGTCTATAAATGATAAATTCTTTCGTGAGCGGATGAATGAAATTATTATGTCAGTGCGTTTGATGTCCGAAGTAAGGGTTGTCCGTCGCCGGAATAGAGTGCAGAAAAATGTTGAACACCTAGATACTGAAACTATGAAAAATTTTCGGCAGAATATGAAAAATGCAAAGGCGAAAATTGTCTGTATAGGTGCTTCGACCGGAGGGCCGCAGGCTCTCAAGCAGGTTCTGATTGATTTGCCAAAGAGCTTGCCTGTGCCTGTTCTGATTGTGCAGCACATTTCCAGTGGTTTTTTGGAAGGTCTTGTTAATTGGCTGCACGAGAAGACCGGGCATAATATAAAAATTGCTGCCCAAAATGAAATTTTAGAAGCAGGGGTAATTTATTTCGCACCCGAAGATAGTCATATACAGGTGTCATCTAAGAGACGGGTTATTCTTTTACAAAACCCTGCTGTAAATGGTATCCGTCCTACAATTGCTAAATTGTTCAGTTCCATTGCCGCAAATTTCGGAGAAGGTGGTGTCGGAGTTCTGCTTACCGGTATGGGGCGTGACGGTGCGGACGGGTTGCTGGAAATCAGACGCAATGGCGGGTATACGATTGCGCAGGATAAAGAAACTTCAATCATTTTCGGAATGCCTGGTGAAGCTGTAAAGTTAGGTGCAGCCGTGTCTGTACTTCCTCTTGAAAAAATAGGACAGGATATCAACCGTTACATTCTCGACAGTTATGGAGAAAATCTTTGA
- a CDS encoding response regulator produces MSNYHILVVEDSLTQAVKLEYFLFGKGFRVSLASDGEKALRILGDKKIDLVISDVVMPGMDGYELCEKIRSNREHKTVPVILLTSLSDPGDIVRGLKSGATNFVTKPYDEAFLFSRIESVIKQSSFDSDSGIMQEVDFEFHGEKHSLKADFGQVFHLLLATYENTLLQSRQLDVANQKLIAREEQLSSVLASMSAKIAVLDTDEKLIVANDSWRDLFAPGRSEAEIEGLDFREAVTSSGCLVNELDILFEGVGAVVSGNTERFSLEFAIEGKGNGESFWHMLEVTPMRGRSGGAVASFIDITARKEMERELIKTRDAAEEASRFKSRFLASMSHEIRTPLNGIVGMTDLTLWSDLTELQAENLEIVRLSANQLLTLINDILDLSKVEARMLTLEMKEFRLHDSLRGIVKSMEPQAFGRGLILNIDIDEEVPEIVCGDEARLKQILYNLVGNSVKFTEQGGVFVQVSALDGTADKENVTLQISVRDTGIGIPDDKQALIFESFRQADDSTTRKFGGSGLGLAISRELVEMMGGFITVRSSEGYGSVFTFDVVLKRGDPANITLDNSDEGGKTSDNLRKSYRILVVEDNPINVRVASSLLKKMGHSVYVASNGLDAVRRLSVMNVDLVLMDLEMPEMDGFEAAKHIRSGESGELKKNIPIIAMSAHAMAGVRERCEQVGMDNYIAKPVQFSDLKEVIFQTVNVNSFPAQAQSDDHVSSVLDSDKAVKMYHGDEDLYHELCDMFIIEAPQDIKKISEAFTQNDFEIVKRIAHTLKSSCAAICATRAYEVAVQLEKAVLGKDSEAVYNLMEQISAEIEKVRAELRD; encoded by the coding sequence TTGAGTAATTATCATATTCTAGTGGTTGAAGACAGCCTTACTCAGGCCGTAAAACTTGAATATTTCCTTTTTGGAAAAGGTTTTCGTGTATCTCTTGCTTCTGACGGGGAGAAGGCTCTCCGTATTCTTGGTGATAAAAAAATAGATTTGGTTATAAGTGACGTTGTTATGCCCGGTATGGACGGATATGAGCTGTGTGAAAAAATCCGCAGTAACAGGGAGCATAAAACGGTTCCGGTTATATTGCTGACAAGTCTTTCCGACCCTGGTGACATTGTCAGGGGGCTTAAAAGCGGCGCAACAAATTTTGTAACAAAACCGTATGACGAAGCTTTTCTGTTTTCTCGAATAGAATCTGTTATCAAGCAGAGTTCGTTTGATTCTGATAGTGGAATAATGCAGGAAGTTGATTTTGAATTTCACGGTGAAAAACATTCGCTTAAGGCCGATTTCGGGCAGGTTTTTCACCTACTTCTTGCTACTTATGAAAATACACTGCTCCAATCCCGTCAACTTGATGTTGCTAATCAAAAATTAATTGCCAGAGAAGAACAGCTCAGTTCCGTCTTGGCATCCATGTCAGCTAAAATAGCGGTTCTTGATACGGATGAAAAGTTGATTGTCGCTAATGATTCGTGGCGCGATTTGTTTGCGCCGGGACGCTCGGAAGCGGAGATTGAGGGACTTGATTTTCGTGAAGCCGTAACTTCATCAGGGTGTCTTGTTAACGAACTCGATATATTATTTGAAGGTGTAGGTGCGGTTGTAAGCGGCAATACCGAGCGTTTTTCACTTGAGTTTGCAATTGAGGGTAAAGGAAATGGAGAAAGTTTCTGGCATATGCTGGAAGTGACCCCCATGCGTGGCAGATCCGGTGGAGCTGTGGCCTCTTTTATTGATATTACCGCACGCAAGGAAATGGAACGTGAACTCATTAAAACCCGCGATGCGGCTGAAGAAGCAAGCCGTTTTAAATCACGTTTTCTTGCCTCGATGAGTCATGAAATCAGAACTCCGTTAAACGGCATAGTCGGAATGACTGATTTGACTTTGTGGTCCGACTTGACAGAGCTACAGGCTGAAAATTTAGAAATTGTACGGCTTTCTGCTAATCAGTTACTGACATTGATAAACGATATTCTGGATCTTTCAAAGGTTGAGGCCCGTATGCTTACTCTTGAAATGAAAGAATTTCGTCTTCATGATTCGTTGCGCGGAATTGTCAAAAGTATGGAACCTCAGGCCTTCGGTCGCGGTTTGATCCTTAATATTGATATTGACGAAGAAGTTCCTGAGATTGTGTGCGGGGATGAAGCCAGACTTAAGCAGATTCTCTATAACCTTGTTGGTAATTCTGTAAAGTTTACTGAACAGGGCGGAGTTTTTGTTCAAGTTTCAGCCCTTGACGGCACTGCTGATAAAGAAAACGTTACTCTGCAGATTTCTGTACGGGATACTGGAATAGGTATCCCTGACGATAAGCAGGCTCTCATCTTTGAAAGTTTCAGGCAGGCGGATGATTCCACTACAAGAAAGTTCGGTGGATCAGGTTTGGGACTGGCTATATCGCGCGAGCTTGTGGAAATGATGGGTGGTTTCATCACTGTCAGAAGTTCTGAAGGATACGGTAGCGTATTTACTTTTGATGTAGTTTTAAAACGTGGTGACCCTGCGAATATTACTTTGGATAATTCAGACGAAGGTGGAAAGACTTCAGATAATTTAAGAAAATCGTATAGGATTTTAGTTGTTGAGGATAATCCGATCAACGTAAGGGTTGCTTCAAGCCTTCTGAAAAAAATGGGGCATAGTGTGTATGTCGCTTCTAACGGATTAGACGCTGTCAGACGACTTTCTGTAATGAATGTTGATCTTGTTTTGATGGATCTTGAGATGCCCGAAATGGACGGTTTTGAAGCTGCAAAACACATTCGCAGCGGTGAATCCGGTGAATTAAAGAAAAATATTCCAATTATTGCAATGTCCGCGCATGCTATGGCCGGTGTGAGAGAACGGTGTGAGCAGGTAGGAATGGATAACTATATTGCCAAGCCTGTTCAGTTTTCAGATTTAAAAGAAGTTATTTTTCAAACTGTTAATGTAAATAGTTTCCCCGCCCAAGCACAGTCGGACGACCATGTCAGTTCCGTTCTTGACAGTGATAAGGCTGTTAAAATGTATCATGGTGATGAAGATCTCTATCATGAGCTTTGTGATATGTTTATAATTGAAGCACCGCAGGATATTAAGAAAATTTCAGAAGCTTTTACCCAAAATGATTTTGAAATAGTTAAAAGAATTGCTCACACTCTTAAAAGCAGTTGCGCCGCTATCTGTGCAACGCGCGCATATGAAGTTGCTGTACAATTGGAAAAAGCTGTGCTTGGTAAAGATTCCGAGGCTGTCTACAATCTCATGGAACAAATTTCAGCTGAGATTGAAAAAGTAAGGGCAGAGCTAAGGGATTAG
- the pgm gene encoding phosphoglucomutase (alpha-D-glucose-1,6-bisphosphate-dependent): MSLSNLAGQLAPPEILENIPKLVSAYYTIRPDTSVHSQLVAFGTSGHRGSSLDGSFNQEHIWAIAQAICEYRASMGYTGPLFIGKDPHALSEPAQSSALEVFAANGVTVFVNDKGYTPTPAISHAILAYNKGRKDGWADGVVITPSHNPPRDGGFKYNPPNGGPAGTTSTSTIQNRANEILKNGLKDIKRIPLNRAFAADTTHEYDFATPYINDLGNIVDMEAIAAAGLSIGVDPLGGAAVEFWEPIAERYGLNLSVVNKKIDPAFAFMHVDKDGKIRMDCSSPYAMAGLIELKDKYDISFANDPDTDRHGIVTKSRGLMNPNHYLAVAIEYLYTNRPLWKKDLLVGKTLVSSSMIDRIAKSIDRKLMEVPVGFKWFVEPLLSGACGFGGEESAGASFLRKDGTVWTTDKDGIIMNLLAAEITAKTNKDPGEHYTDLESQFGHPVYKRVDAPATLEQKKAFSILTPEMVKAKTLAGEPIEARLTTAPGNGESIGGLKIVTKNGWFAARPSGTESIYKIYAESFKGLAHLVAIQEEAGRIVNEAFEQALK, from the coding sequence ATGTCACTCAGTAATCTTGCCGGACAACTAGCTCCACCTGAAATACTTGAAAATATACCTAAACTTGTATCAGCTTACTATACTATCAGACCGGACACGTCCGTCCATTCACAGCTGGTAGCTTTCGGTACATCCGGCCATCGCGGTTCTTCACTTGACGGTTCTTTTAATCAGGAACACATTTGGGCCATTGCGCAAGCTATATGCGAGTACAGAGCGTCAATGGGATACACGGGCCCCCTTTTCATAGGAAAAGACCCGCACGCACTCTCTGAGCCTGCACAGAGCTCCGCTCTTGAAGTATTTGCCGCCAACGGCGTCACCGTCTTTGTAAACGACAAAGGGTACACGCCGACTCCTGCAATTTCTCACGCTATTCTTGCTTATAACAAAGGCAGAAAAGACGGCTGGGCAGACGGAGTTGTAATCACACCGTCTCATAATCCTCCACGTGATGGCGGATTCAAATATAATCCACCGAACGGCGGCCCTGCCGGTACAACATCTACCAGCACTATTCAGAACAGAGCTAATGAAATTCTGAAAAACGGCCTTAAGGATATTAAACGTATCCCTCTGAACCGTGCATTTGCAGCAGATACAACCCATGAATATGATTTCGCAACTCCATATATTAACGATCTCGGTAATATCGTGGACATGGAAGCTATCGCAGCGGCAGGACTGAGCATCGGTGTTGACCCGCTTGGCGGAGCTGCTGTGGAATTCTGGGAACCTATCGCAGAAAGATACGGACTGAACCTCAGCGTAGTTAATAAAAAAATTGATCCGGCCTTCGCATTTATGCATGTGGATAAAGATGGAAAGATCCGTATGGACTGCTCTTCACCCTACGCAATGGCAGGGCTGATCGAACTTAAAGATAAATACGATATTTCCTTCGCCAACGATCCTGATACAGACAGACACGGCATTGTAACCAAAAGCCGCGGTCTTATGAATCCGAATCATTATCTGGCCGTGGCAATTGAGTACCTCTACACCAACAGACCGTTATGGAAAAAAGACCTGCTTGTCGGGAAAACTCTTGTTTCAAGCTCCATGATCGACCGGATTGCAAAATCAATAGACCGCAAGCTGATGGAAGTTCCAGTCGGGTTTAAATGGTTTGTTGAACCTCTTCTTTCAGGAGCATGCGGATTTGGCGGCGAAGAAAGTGCAGGAGCCTCTTTCCTCAGAAAAGACGGAACTGTCTGGACTACAGATAAAGATGGTATCATCATGAATCTTCTCGCAGCGGAAATTACTGCCAAGACTAATAAAGATCCAGGCGAACACTATACAGATCTTGAAAGTCAATTCGGACATCCTGTTTATAAAAGGGTTGATGCGCCGGCAACCTTGGAACAGAAAAAAGCTTTCAGCATACTGACTCCGGAAATGGTTAAGGCAAAAACTCTCGCAGGAGAACCCATTGAAGCCAGACTCACCACTGCCCCCGGCAACGGCGAATCTATCGGCGGTCTCAAAATTGTTACAAAAAACGGCTGGTTTGCTGCTCGCCCTTCCGGAACAGAATCAATATACAAAATCTACGCGGAATCATTTAAAGGATTGGCTCATCTCGTAGCTATTCAGGAAGAGGCCGGAAGAATTGTTAATGAAGCTTTTGAACAGGCTCTTAAATAA
- a CDS encoding DUF3795 domain-containing protein: MQSKKSLDFKTQDNVSNQTIQKNLMAPCGLDCSRCLNCTGGSVAIHARAIAKTMGDNFQTYADRLKDFNPAMNEYPAFRSLLDSLASPKCDGCRSDNRTCLPSCKVAECVQKQHIEFCFECDKFPDCEKTGLTGALLERWEKNNKLMKSIGIDKYITMSAEKPRYP; the protein is encoded by the coding sequence ATGCAATCAAAAAAATCACTGGATTTTAAAACACAAGATAACGTTAGTAATCAGACTATACAAAAAAATCTTATGGCTCCATGCGGTCTTGATTGCTCACGATGCCTGAATTGCACAGGAGGAAGCGTGGCAATACATGCCCGCGCTATTGCAAAAACAATGGGTGATAATTTTCAAACTTATGCCGACCGTTTGAAAGATTTTAATCCTGCCATGAATGAGTATCCGGCATTCCGTTCTTTACTGGATTCTCTTGCAAGCCCGAAATGTGATGGCTGCCGTTCCGATAATAGAACATGCCTACCGTCATGCAAAGTTGCCGAGTGCGTACAGAAACAACACATTGAATTCTGTTTTGAATGCGATAAATTTCCTGACTGCGAAAAAACAGGACTGACAGGTGCTCTATTGGAACGATGGGAGAAAAATAATAAACTCATGAAAAGTATCGGCATCGATAAATATATTACAATGTCAGCAGAAAAACCAAGGTATCCTTAA
- a CDS encoding tetratricopeptide repeat protein produces the protein MQKFDNLDDYIADLESQKAKSPNCSNTRYNLGVAYLSKRDFMEAEREFLAAIDESPKMAEAYVQLGGIALQRDDLKGCLSYNIAATQQRPFFAVPWGNIGFVYMQQGDVEKAISALKRAIKYDHNFVQALATLGSAYYHQGEIEDCIEVCEKAVKLADTFGPAWNNLALCAADKGDYAKAIEYTDKAIATGFEVPADFLAEVNSHR, from the coding sequence GTGCAGAAATTTGATAATCTTGATGACTATATTGCCGACCTTGAATCTCAAAAGGCCAAAAGCCCCAATTGCAGTAACACACGCTACAACCTCGGAGTTGCTTACCTTTCCAAAAGAGACTTCATGGAAGCTGAGCGTGAATTTTTAGCCGCAATTGATGAATCCCCCAAAATGGCTGAAGCATATGTCCAGCTCGGCGGAATTGCTCTTCAACGTGATGACCTTAAAGGCTGCCTGAGCTATAACATCGCAGCAACACAGCAGCGTCCTTTCTTTGCAGTTCCTTGGGGTAACATCGGATTCGTATACATGCAGCAGGGTGATGTTGAAAAAGCTATTTCTGCTCTGAAACGCGCTATCAAATACGATCACAATTTTGTACAGGCTCTTGCGACACTCGGAAGTGCATACTACCATCAGGGTGAAATTGAAGATTGCATCGAAGTTTGCGAAAAAGCAGTAAAGCTTGCCGACACTTTCGGACCAGCATGGAACAATCTTGCTCTTTGCGCCGCAGATAAAGGCGATTACGCTAAAGCGATTGAATACACTGATAAAGCTATCGCAACCGGATTCGAGGTCCCTGCCGATTTTCTGGCTGAAGTGAATTCGCACCGTTAA
- a CDS encoding YkgJ family cysteine cluster protein — translation MDFTNIFEKYEALVAEVDKAFKTVSEQTDDGIKCGKGCSDCCHALFDLTLVEAIYLNRKFNETFRGMPRSIIMQRADVSDREINKIKRRAFKASQAGTSAQEIIREISLARVRCPLLGDDNLCGLYEFRPLTCRIYGVPMNIGGEAHSCTKSGFSSGKSYPTINMDTLQTKLIKLSNELTESINSKLIELPEMIIPVSTALITDYTPEYLGENTGKAKEEIEVPVAAPSEACSTCSEDKSACANCNYTVSLGGTPDSE, via the coding sequence TTGGACTTCACCAATATTTTCGAAAAATATGAAGCTCTTGTTGCAGAAGTGGACAAGGCTTTTAAAACAGTATCCGAACAGACAGATGACGGCATCAAATGTGGAAAAGGCTGCAGTGACTGCTGCCATGCTCTTTTTGATCTTACTCTGGTAGAAGCTATTTACCTGAACCGCAAATTTAATGAAACCTTCCGTGGAATGCCGCGCTCAATAATTATGCAGCGCGCAGATGTTTCTGACAGAGAGATCAATAAAATAAAAAGAAGAGCTTTCAAAGCCAGTCAGGCAGGAACATCTGCTCAGGAAATTATTAGAGAAATTTCACTTGCCCGCGTCAGGTGCCCTCTTCTCGGCGATGACAATCTCTGCGGACTTTATGAATTCAGACCTCTCACCTGCCGCATTTACGGAGTACCGATGAATATCGGCGGTGAAGCACATTCATGTACAAAATCCGGGTTCTCATCCGGCAAGTCCTACCCTACAATCAATATGGATACTCTTCAGACTAAACTCATTAAATTGAGTAATGAACTGACAGAAAGTATCAATTCCAAGCTCATAGAACTTCCGGAAATGATAATACCTGTATCGACGGCTCTTATCACCGACTATACTCCTGAATATTTGGGAGAAAATACAGGCAAAGCCAAAGAAGAAATTGAAGTCCCTGTTGCAGCCCCATCCGAAGCATGTTCCACATGTTCTGAAGATAAAAGTGCCTGTGCCAACTGTAATTATACAGTTTCGCTGGGCGGCACACCAGACTCTGAATAA
- a CDS encoding ferredoxin, which yields MGYTITVDTDKCNGDGECVDVCPTEVYELQDGKAVAVNEEECLGCESCIEVCEQGALTVEEQ from the coding sequence ATGGGTTATACTATCACTGTTGATACAGACAAATGTAATGGCGACGGCGAATGCGTTGATGTATGTCCTACCGAAGTTTACGAACTTCAGGACGGCAAAGCTGTAGCAGTAAACGAAGAAGAATGTCTCGGTTGCGAATCCTGCATCGAAGTTTGCGAACAGGGCGCTCTCACTGTTGAAGAACAGTAG